TTCTCTACGCATTCGTCCAGATATTTGCTCTGGGCTCCAACCAAGCTGAAGATATAGGTGAATTATTTTTTTATTCTTTTGGCTGCATTTTGTGTGCTTAATCGAAAGTGTTCTTTTTTGGAAAGCGTGTTTATGCGCTTGCTCGGCAGAATAGCTTCCAGCAGGACAACGTCGTAGTTCCTTTGAAATGGAGCCATTGCTCCGTTTTAATTTTTGTCCTATTTCACGAGCAGAAATACTATGTGTATTCCACGCTTCAATCTGGTATCTTTCACCTAGTGTCAGTTGCTTATATTGGTATCCCATGGGGTTACCTTAGTTGATTGTGTGAGAGCTTGAAGCTTATAGGCAACTGACTCTCAAATCTATACCAAAGTGTGTCGGTTATTCTTGGAACCTAGGATTTACTACCCACATCTTGATTGGGCTATTGTCTCGGGGATATCTCGAGATGAATTAAACCGCCCAACAAACACGCTTCTATACAGCTTACTTGCCTTAGTATTAAGCTTGATTACAATTATTGGAACCCTACTCTTACTTCTGAGTAAGCGTCACAAGAAACTCATTAACATACTGAATCGTGATTATTTAACCGGCTTATATAACCGTGGTACCTTTCATAAGAAAGTGTCACCATTAATAAAATCAAATAATAAATTCACGCCCTATTCAATTGTGTTATTAGACATCGACTTATTTAAACGCATTAATGACACTTACGGCCATATTGTGGGTGATAAAGTGATCAGCATTGTCGGAAAGATTATTTTGCAGCACACCCATATTATTTCTTCTCGCTATGGTGGCGAAGAATTTATTTTCTTTATTAGAGAGAATGATGAAGCGAAGGTAATGGCGTTTACTGACAAAATCCGACAACAAATTAATAACTACAATGCGTTACAAGCGAACATTACATTAAGCGCGGGGATAGCAACCATAAATAAGCCGGATGTATTGTTAGATGATGTTATAGAACAAGCAGATAAAGCGTTGTATTACTCGAAGAATACCGGGCGTAATAAAATCACACATTACAAAAACATTTAAAAAAGAATAGCGTTGAAGTGGACAAATGATTGGCTTGTACTAATCTCAATAATGTAATGTTCTCCATTAATTAGCGCAAGGCTCTCACTAGAGCTCTTCCCTAAGCCCGTGACTAGGAATCGTCTCGGGCTCTTTTTTTAGGGAAGCGACTCAACTAATATTAAACTAAGCGAATACCATCTTTTTCAATAGTAATTTTACCTGCTTTATATAGGCCGCCTATCGTCTTCTTGAATGTACCTTTACTTGTTCTGAACTCAGCAAAGATAGCTTCTGGTGTTGACTTATCACTTAGAGGTAAGAAACCTTCTTTTTTCTCTAGTGTTGCGATTACTTTTTCACTTAACTCATCCATACGAGCCACACCTGGGCGCTGTAGAGATAATGAGATTTTACCGTCTTCACGCATTTCTGCAATAAAGGCTTTTAGTTGCTTACCAATGAAAAGCTTACCAAATACATCAGAGTGGAAAATCAAACCCCAATGCTCGCCATTGATTACGGCTTTGTAGCCAAGATCAGTGCGTTCTGCAATTAAGATATCAACCTGTTGGCCTTTCTCATAATTAGCAGGCGTATTATCTAACCATTTGTTAAAACGAGTAGTACCGACAATACGGCTAGATGCTTTATCGATGTATACGTAAACAAGGATGGTTTGACCTTCATCTAAGCGGCCACGTTGCTCACTGAATGGCACTAATAAATCTTTTTTAGCGATGCCCCAATCAACAAATGCACCAATACTATTGGTACCAATCACGTTCATTAAACCAAATTGTCCAACTTGTGCTTTTGGTGTTTCTGTTGAAGCGACCACTTCATTTTCTGAATCAAGATAAATAAACACATCAAGCGTTTCGCCTACATCTGTGCCTTCTGGAACAAAACGACTTGGAAGAAGAATCGAACCGTAATCTCCGCCATCTAAAAAGACACCAAAATCTACCGTTTTTGTTACTTCTAATTTGTTGATTTGACCAATTTTAATCATTACTTCAATTCCTAAATAAAATACTCGGCGATTATACCCGAACTCTGATATGCTTGCTGTATGAATTACCATTTTTATAGGAATTTCCTGTGATTACAGTTGGTAAGAAAGATGGCTTATCACTAAAAATATCCCACATCGTTGAAGAATCTAAGCAGCATGAGCTTGAGATGTATCTTTTTATTCCTGGAGAGTTAGGTTTAAACAAAGACATGGTTTCTGAATCTGAATTTTATTTCAGCTCAATTCAAAGCCAGCGTACCTATTTCAGTGATAAAAACCATCTTCCCCTTGTCCACTCTCGCTTAGCTCAACGTGGACGTTTATCAACTGAACAATATCGTTTAAGTTTGAGTTTGTATGCTTATCAATATGCACTTGCCTTAGAAAAAGCCGTACAGCAACTGAATGAAACTTCCCGTGAAAACATTACGCATAAAGAAGTGGATGATGCGATCGATCTCGCCATCGATATTCTTAGAAAGTTACGACGTAACGTACCTTATGAAGATAATTTAAAACGTTACTATGCCAATATCGATAATTATTTATCTTGGTACACTGAGCAACGTTTTCTTTCATTACTTGCTCATATGCCAAGAAATGAAGAATATAAACTTGTAAAAGAACGCTTAATTGATATCTGTGAAAAAGAAGTATTACACCGTTTAGATAAGAGCTATAACTCACGAAAAGCACGTGATGACATTACTCGAATGTCGAATAAAATGCGTTTATTACGTCGTTTAATCGAGTTCCCTATTGTATTAAAAGAGAAAAACTTTGCACTAGGTAAGCATATTAAACGAATGGTGAAAGGCGGCGCAACCGCTGTTGTTATGATTTTTGTTTCATTGATGGTGATTCAAGCGCGCGGTTTCTTAGGTGAAATTACCGCCTCCTTTATTTTTGCGATCTCTTTTATCTACGCGATGCGTGAAGTATTTAAAGATGACTTACGTGATGTAATGTGGCGCTGGATACGTAAAGGCCAACCAAAATGGCGTAAACGTTATTTTGATCCTACAACCAACAGTTACGTTGGTAGAAAATTAGAATGGCTAGATTACATGACATTTGTCGAGCTCGATTCTGAAATTCAAAAACTGCGTAAACATCGAGTAGTTCAACGTGAAGAAGTGGTTTTAAGCTATAAAAGCCAAACAAAGATGGCAATCACTAAATTTATGACTGGGTATGAACAAACCCGTGAAACCATGCTCATTGATCTTCGCCCTATTGCACGTTTAATGGAAAAAGGGTCTGAAAAGATCTATCAGTTAAATGAAGG
The Aliivibrio salmonicida LFI1238 genome window above contains:
- a CDS encoding GGDEF domain-containing protein; translated protein: MEPRIYYPHLDWAIVSGISRDELNRPTNTLLYSLLALVLSLITIIGTLLLLLSKRHKKLINILNRDYLTGLYNRGTFHKKVSPLIKSNNKFTPYSIVLLDIDLFKRINDTYGHIVGDKVISIVGKIILQHTHIISSRYGGEEFIFFIRENDEAKVMAFTDKIRQQINNYNALQANITLSAGIATINKPDVLLDDVIEQADKALYYSKNTGRNKITHYKNI
- a CDS encoding CvfB family protein, with the translated sequence MIKIGQINKLEVTKTVDFGVFLDGGDYGSILLPSRFVPEGTDVGETLDVFIYLDSENEVVASTETPKAQVGQFGLMNVIGTNSIGAFVDWGIAKKDLLVPFSEQRGRLDEGQTILVYVYIDKASSRIVGTTRFNKWLDNTPANYEKGQQVDILIAERTDLGYKAVINGEHWGLIFHSDVFGKLFIGKQLKAFIAEMREDGKISLSLQRPGVARMDELSEKVIATLEKKEGFLPLSDKSTPEAIFAEFRTSKGTFKKTIGGLYKAGKITIEKDGIRLV